One genomic segment of Chitinophaga parva includes these proteins:
- a CDS encoding DUF421 domain-containing protein, with protein MNITDTLWGTGEHLDALQMGVRSFVTFFVSLALLRLGGMRIFGKKSAQDMIITILFGAVLARGVVGASPYWPTVVAAAVMVLGNRVLA; from the coding sequence ATGAATATTACAGACACGTTGTGGGGAACGGGTGAGCACCTGGATGCACTGCAGATGGGTGTCCGTTCGTTCGTTACCTTTTTTGTATCCCTGGCTTTGCTGCGCCTGGGCGGTATGCGTATTTTCGGTAAGAAGTCGGCCCAGGACATGATCATCACTATCCTCTTTGGTGCTGTGCTGGCGCGGGGAGTCGTGGGCGCTTCGCCTTACTGGCCCACGGTGGTGGCAGCGGCCGTAATGGTGCTGGGAAACCGTGTACTGGCATGA
- a CDS encoding sensor histidine kinase has product MKPKPQKDKINKRLLGLLNQTQLRDQTGSWEWKQEEDVFVWSDALFALHEIPPTKNNELSKADALAFMMPRDKVLFEVQLAALPPEGETRFNSRIKAKNGEKKKIQVTAYRLTDEEGQEVVFGEYRFVPVAVKQANSTHHIAALPVANGNGHTKIGDGPADDISPEIAAQLRAAAHLQALNNSLQEKNQQLEQLNEEHASFAFIASHDLREPLRKLQLFSDILRKQHADALPDDVKEYLLKIDIAAQRMNALVDDVLVFARIQEHPEPPEPVDLTDTLAQVREDLYDAVTETCALLHPFELPVIKGHASMLYQLFFNFVANSLKFRKPGLSPVIIIRGLVRQPWEWPGANPAPAHPWLQLSFTDNGIGMEEKYADTIFKMFQRLHNQNLYPGTGMGLAICKKIAAMHHGYIDVKSEPGKGTTFTCYLQAEVVEQ; this is encoded by the coding sequence ATGAAACCGAAACCGCAAAAGGACAAGATCAATAAGAGGTTACTCGGCCTGCTGAACCAAACCCAACTCCGTGATCAGACGGGCAGTTGGGAGTGGAAGCAGGAAGAGGACGTTTTTGTCTGGTCCGATGCACTCTTTGCCCTCCACGAAATTCCTCCCACTAAAAACAACGAGCTTTCCAAAGCAGACGCCCTGGCCTTCATGATGCCGCGCGACAAAGTATTGTTCGAAGTACAACTGGCGGCCCTGCCGCCGGAAGGGGAAACCCGGTTCAACAGCCGCATCAAAGCCAAGAACGGGGAGAAGAAAAAGATCCAGGTAACCGCCTACCGCCTCACGGATGAAGAAGGCCAGGAAGTGGTTTTCGGGGAATACCGCTTTGTGCCGGTAGCAGTAAAACAGGCCAACAGCACCCATCATATTGCCGCCCTGCCGGTGGCTAACGGTAACGGCCATACGAAAATTGGGGACGGGCCGGCGGATGATATTTCACCGGAAATAGCCGCACAGTTGCGCGCTGCTGCGCATTTACAGGCCCTCAACAATTCTTTGCAGGAAAAGAACCAGCAACTGGAACAATTGAACGAGGAGCACGCCTCCTTTGCTTTCATTGCCAGCCACGACCTGCGGGAGCCCCTGCGCAAACTGCAGCTCTTCAGTGATATCCTGCGCAAGCAACATGCGGATGCACTGCCGGACGATGTAAAGGAATACCTGCTTAAAATTGACATCGCCGCCCAGCGCATGAACGCACTGGTGGATGACGTGCTGGTATTTGCCCGCATCCAGGAGCACCCGGAGCCGCCGGAGCCGGTGGACCTTACAGATACGCTGGCCCAGGTGCGGGAAGATCTTTACGATGCCGTAACGGAAACCTGCGCCCTCCTCCATCCTTTTGAACTGCCGGTGATAAAGGGGCATGCATCCATGCTGTACCAGCTGTTCTTCAACTTCGTGGCCAACAGCCTTAAATTCCGCAAGCCGGGGCTATCCCCGGTGATCATCATCCGCGGGCTGGTAAGACAGCCGTGGGAATGGCCGGGCGCAAACCCCGCACCTGCACATCCGTGGCTGCAACTGTCGTTTACAGACAATGGCATTGGCATGGAAGAAAAATATGCAGATACCATCTTCAAAATGTTCCAGCGCCTGCACAATCAAAATCTTTATCCCGGTACTGGCATGGGCCTGGCTATTTGTAAAAAAATAGCCGCCATGCACCACGGCTATATTGACGTGAAGAGTGAACCGGGCAAAGGCACTACGTTCACCTGTTATTTACAAGCGGAAGTGGTGGAGCAGTGA
- a CDS encoding carbohydrate kinase family protein produces the protein MDSSVVSFGEVLWDIFPNATRIGGAPLNVAYHLTKQHIPCTMISRVGRDELGQRLLAQLQDWGMPATGIQEDANQPTGTVLATFDEKHEPHYDIVQPVAWDHIEWQPVYETLLQQAGAFVFGSLGARHATTRKTLFTALEIAHLKVFDVNLRAPFYTFDLIRSLLEKAAVLKVSVSELKQLLDWLDKPYVAEADGVHYLQDKFKISEVLLTKGVKGSVYYAKGYHHVFPAVPVTVRDTVGSGDAFLAGFLAGKLRQQGPVKAMQNAAWLSAFVTSKAGACPPYTDEEYNAFVGAHPL, from the coding sequence ATGGATTCCTCGGTGGTAAGTTTTGGTGAAGTACTCTGGGATATTTTTCCCAACGCAACCCGTATCGGCGGCGCGCCGCTCAATGTAGCCTATCATTTAACAAAGCAACATATTCCCTGCACTATGATCAGCCGCGTAGGCCGTGATGAGCTGGGTCAGCGGCTGCTGGCGCAATTGCAGGACTGGGGCATGCCGGCCACCGGCATCCAGGAAGATGCCAACCAGCCTACCGGCACTGTGCTGGCCACCTTTGATGAAAAGCACGAGCCGCATTACGATATTGTCCAGCCGGTGGCATGGGATCACATTGAATGGCAGCCTGTGTATGAAACGTTGCTACAGCAGGCAGGCGCATTCGTGTTTGGCAGCCTGGGCGCACGCCACGCCACCACGCGGAAAACGCTTTTTACGGCGCTGGAAATAGCGCACCTGAAAGTGTTTGATGTAAACCTGCGTGCGCCTTTCTACACGTTTGACCTCATCCGGTCCTTGCTGGAAAAGGCCGCTGTGCTGAAGGTGAGTGTAAGTGAGCTGAAGCAACTGCTGGACTGGCTGGACAAGCCTTACGTTGCCGAGGCGGATGGCGTGCATTACCTCCAGGATAAATTTAAGATCAGCGAAGTGTTGCTCACCAAGGGGGTGAAAGGCTCGGTGTATTATGCCAAAGGTTATCACCATGTATTTCCCGCGGTGCCGGTAACCGTGCGGGACACCGTAGGCAGCGGAGATGCCTTCCTGGCGGGCTTCCTGGCGGGTAAACTGCGCCAGCAGGGGCCTGTGAAGGCCATGCAGAATGCCGCATGGCTGAGCGCCTTTGTGACCAGCAAGGCAGGCGCCTGCCCTCCCTATACGGACGAGGAGTATAACGCATTTGTGGGCGCGCATCCGCTATAA
- a CDS encoding GlxA family transcriptional regulator, which produces MRTIALLLHEDVVLSTVSGALDMFYHVNRYYEANGRPHPFKVNLVGVADTNTLLHFPERYVQYQCLSQASRPDLIIAPAWYGTPAETLPKHQQLQQWMRQQYQQGTEVASLCSGSYFLAEAGILDGKCCTSHWYDMPDLKSRYPNVDFMADRVITDIDGVYTSGGAFSSLNLVLYMIEKFCGREIGIWASKMFSLDIDRVQQSHFAIFHGQRTHNDELILKAQAFIEASFGEPLSVEQLAEHTNMSKRNFIRRFKSATQNTPLEYLQRVKIESAKKALEKSEENIATLMYDAGYNDIKTFRNVFKKYTGLTPQDYRRKYRRMA; this is translated from the coding sequence ATGAGAACGATCGCCTTGCTCTTGCATGAAGATGTAGTACTGTCAACTGTTTCCGGCGCCCTGGATATGTTTTATCATGTGAACCGCTATTACGAAGCCAATGGCCGGCCCCATCCCTTTAAAGTGAACCTGGTGGGTGTGGCCGATACCAATACCCTCTTGCATTTCCCCGAGCGTTATGTGCAATACCAGTGCCTCTCGCAGGCCAGCCGTCCCGACCTGATCATCGCCCCTGCCTGGTACGGGACCCCGGCAGAAACCCTGCCCAAGCACCAGCAACTGCAGCAGTGGATGCGCCAGCAATACCAGCAGGGCACGGAAGTCGCCAGCCTGTGCTCCGGCAGCTATTTCCTGGCGGAAGCCGGCATACTCGATGGTAAATGCTGTACCTCCCACTGGTATGATATGCCGGACCTGAAAAGCCGCTACCCAAACGTGGACTTCATGGCCGACCGCGTGATCACCGATATTGATGGCGTGTACACCAGCGGGGGCGCCTTCTCCTCCCTGAACCTGGTGCTGTACATGATCGAGAAATTTTGCGGGCGCGAGATCGGCATCTGGGCCAGCAAGATGTTCTCCCTGGACATTGACCGCGTGCAGCAATCACACTTTGCTATTTTCCATGGACAGCGTACCCACAATGATGAACTGATCCTGAAGGCGCAGGCCTTTATTGAAGCGTCTTTTGGCGAGCCGCTCTCCGTAGAGCAACTGGCGGAGCATACCAACATGAGCAAGCGCAATTTCATCCGCCGCTTCAAAAGTGCCACGCAGAACACGCCGCTGGAATACCTGCAACGCGTAAAAATAGAATCGGCTAAGAAAGCACTGGAAAAAAGCGAGGAGAATATCGCTACGCTGATGTATGATGCGGGCTATAACGACATCAAGACCTTCCGCAACGTGTTTAAAAAATATACCGGCCTTACGCCCCAGGACTATCGCCGCAAATACCGCAGGATGGCGTAG
- a CDS encoding response regulator: MDDKLKRKIFLVDDDPFSLTMYGAYLDGQGYKNVSGFASGGTVLEKLKEGPDIVLLDHRPGDMPGLEVLDRIKRYNPNIYVVLMSSQEEKKMAEAAVQAGAFDYITKEGAVLPRITEVLNRIFTVQEYLNKKNSQSSRFFFL, translated from the coding sequence ATGGACGATAAGCTTAAGAGAAAGATCTTCCTGGTAGACGATGATCCATTCAGCCTGACAATGTACGGTGCCTATTTAGACGGACAGGGTTATAAGAACGTATCTGGTTTTGCCTCCGGCGGAACCGTGCTGGAAAAGCTGAAAGAAGGGCCGGACATTGTGTTGCTGGACCACCGGCCGGGTGATATGCCGGGGCTGGAAGTGCTGGACCGCATTAAGCGCTACAACCCGAATATTTACGTGGTGCTCATGAGCAGCCAGGAGGAAAAAAAAATGGCCGAAGCTGCCGTACAGGCAGGCGCTTTTGATTACATCACCAAAGAAGGAGCGGTGCTCCCCAGGATCACCGAAGTGTTGAACCGGATATTTACCGTACAGGAATATTTAAATAAGAAAAATTCACAGTCTTCCCGTTTCTTTTTCCTGTGA
- a CDS encoding DUF2490 domain-containing protein, producing the protein MAVLLALPFSVQAQSDRLGSWDIATAMINPNNRFSVWLETQTRSQGLTQDFYYYETKGGLVYNIQKKMSVMLGVGNYHTFDYPGNFKGGALVKEFRLWEQLILNNNIDRVKIEHRYRIEQRWLNGDYRNRFRYRINPVVPINHPKVVAHTFYVTAFDEVFFTNSAPYFERNRFFAGAGYQFSDLFAFQAGYIRQFDYNKVNDGSGKNSIQTVFLFYLDKHTLHPERRPNVMD; encoded by the coding sequence GTGGCCGTTTTGTTGGCCCTGCCCTTTTCTGTACAGGCACAATCCGACCGGCTGGGCAGCTGGGATATTGCCACGGCCATGATCAACCCGAATAACCGCTTTTCTGTATGGCTTGAAACGCAAACCCGCTCCCAGGGCCTTACCCAGGACTTTTATTATTACGAGACCAAGGGTGGTTTAGTGTACAATATCCAGAAGAAAATGTCAGTGATGCTGGGCGTGGGCAACTACCACACCTTTGATTATCCCGGCAATTTCAAGGGGGGCGCGCTGGTAAAGGAGTTCCGCCTGTGGGAGCAACTGATCCTTAACAACAACATAGACCGGGTAAAAATAGAGCACCGTTACCGCATTGAGCAGCGCTGGCTCAATGGTGATTACCGCAACCGTTTCCGTTACCGCATCAATCCCGTGGTGCCCATCAATCATCCCAAAGTGGTGGCGCATACCTTTTATGTCACTGCTTTTGATGAAGTATTCTTCACGAACAGTGCGCCTTACTTTGAGCGCAACCGCTTCTTTGCCGGCGCCGGTTACCAGTTCAGCGACCTGTTTGCCTTCCAGGCAGGCTACATCCGCCAGTTTGATTACAACAAGGTGAATGATGGCAGCGGTAAAAATTCTATCCAGACAGTGTTCCTGTTTTACCTGGATAAGCACACGCTGCATCCCGAGCGCAGGCCCAATGTGATGGACTAA